CAGAAATGTGATACTGTAAAGTTTGATTTAGCCATACAGCTACCAAATGGCAGAATGTACTTTTGATTTCATGTATTTAATGCTTATTTTAAACTTAAACACTGTTTTTCTCTCCACAAGGTGGACTTGGAGTTTGGCAAGCTTACAGGAGGAAAGACGGATCTCTTTTACGAAAATGGGAAGCCAGTATCATTCCGAAGCTCAAATCAGTAGCTGCCCTGGAAACAAGAGTGATCTAAAGAGTGCAACCAGGCAGTACATCACTGTTGCTAAGAATGACAGAGTAACCATTCTCTGAATGAAGCCCAGACGTGTGTTGTGGATAAGCTTTTCAAACTGTATTGGGTATGTAACTTGTCCTATCCAGCACCGCTTGTCTTCACCTTCTTTGAGTTTGTCTATGACTGCCGCTGTCCACCCAAAGGAAAACCAAAGTACTGGAGCTGATTGCACAGATTAAAGCATGCAAGTAAAATGTTTACCTGTCCAAAATGTAGAGAGTCTCTGTTCACAAAGGTGAGAAACCTCATTTGGCATCTTTGTCAAATACACTGCTTATCAGGACTCTGACCTGCCTATGCAGTGGAAAGGTCAGACATATGAACTGATTGGTGAAATTTTGATTTTCGGCCTTTATATATAGTGACAAGCTTGATGCTAATAAGCTGTATTAAACCCAAGGTACAAAATTGTATAACCTGGATGCTATATTCGCCAAAATGtatgttttctgtttgcatGCAACTGCGCATTTGTTGAATGTTGACAATTTGTTGAGATGACAATTGTTGcctttaaaaaatttaattcaTGTATTGTCTGGACATGATTATATcagaacatatatatatataatatatataatatgtatgatATTATgccctttttaaatttttttgacatttaatgATCTAGAGAGATCGAAAGTTAGTCAGATAtgaattttgtttgatttgtcaAGTAAAAATTGTGACATAGCTTTGGCTAAAAttgaattttaaacattttaattgaaaaTACTCTGACAGCTGTTGTTTATTCAGTTTGTAATGATTTATAATATGCTAAATAAAAAATGGAATTCAATAAATGTATAATATATACccatcttttttctccttttttcaaaATTGAAATGTACACATTTTAACACATCTTTGTGTCAAAAAAACATCcttgtgtttacattttttaacacaGAAGATGTGTTAAAGGAGCAGACACATTAATTGTGTTAAAACTGACACATCATGTGTTGTCCCTGAGCTGATGCAGCACATGTGTTAAATTTAACACATCATGTGTCAATTTTAACACATCCCTTCTAAGACTATAGTCTTAATATTTACTGAATACAAAAATGGATTCTATAcatttacatcagatgaaactTTGGTTGCAGATTcagataaatatttattaaagctagacattttaaatgagaataagaaagaaagtatttctttgtgcccccctttccatgttaatgccctacctggcctcTGGCAAAACTTGTTAGACCGCCCTGCACAgctaccagccgtcagctatacgtaaaaaaggatcctggtgttatttgtctctcagaaacagttcataacttcccttcaactcattcatgtcacctaaaaggtaacctgtttctccatcacctgttcagctctggtgattcagtaagaacatctctggtttcatcttcatgtttccctctcaccacatatccaaaccgatatcatgaccagcagctttacagctgtggctccagcaaacatcagctgatactagaaattaacattaaataaattctaccgacagctgatcaagcttaaaggtgctgctgttgtttagcgcgacatccgctggtttcctctttctggcgcagagagaaaagccaatcagctgatcattgatcagtttcatgattgaattaGCAACTTTCTAGCTGAAGTAGTAATGAAATcgcgttccttttcacctcaactttaaagttcgacctcctcggctgtaacTGGTCAAGCCCAGAGCAGTCTGGCCTCAGAGTTAACATCAgaggtatattttattttaaaactatttcATTCGACTTTATTAGACTGAGAAATATTCTTCACCGTGTCTCTTCGTATATCGTTACCATCACCCCCAACGGCCGAGGCAGATGGCCGTCCcttctgagcctggttctgccggaggtttctgccTGTTACAGGTAGTTTTTcctcccactgtcgccaagtgcttgctcataagggatTATTCATTAATTGGGGTTTTCTTGCTGCTACTGTAGGGTCTCtatcttacagtataaagcaacTTGAGGAGAcggttgtgatttgatgctatattaaacatcttaaattCAACTGAATCTTAAAATGTAATATAGCATCACATCACCATCAAATCaagaactgaaaaataaaacaaaatgaaaataaaaacctaaattaaaaGCAGTTTGTGATTTGTCTTGTGCTTTCAAAATATATTGTTAATATGAAAGCTGCATTTCTATGCTCTGGTCATTAGTACTGGTATTTAATGTAAGCAAACACAGGGAGCATACACCGATGTGGAAGTACTACAGATGAAGATGCAAagaaaccatgaaataattaatgAAATAGTGAagtttatgaataaaataacaaCTGTAGCACCGTCTCAGTCTCGTCGAATCGCCCCTCTGCCTCTTCCATTCTAGCATCAACTCTTCTTAACCCTCGTCTAATGTGTGCatattgtttgttgttgtctttccTAAAGTCACAAAGCTCTTTCAGGATGTTCAGGAGGCTGGGCTCGTCTGTATCCGTGCCCTCTGTGGCTAACCTTAGCTCGGGAGAGTAGCTCCTATCCACGTGGCTTTCTCTGTCTCCTCTTCTGTCTGAGTTGTGCCTCTCAAACTTCTTGTGACTACCCCgtttccatatttaaaagcaatCTCACTATTATCAGAAAGATTACCGTATCTTATTATAAGAGAAATTTCTCCCACTTCCTGGTGTTTGGAGTCTCTACAGTAAGCAAATCTGGTAAAGGTGTGGGTGATTCTGGGATTGATGCAGGAGGGCGacagaaataaaagtaaaatattaaatttttgCTGTTATTGACTTTGCTTTACAATATCAAACACTGAGCCAGATGCACAATAGTCATGTACATCACACGTAAACACATTAATGTAAAACACAGAGGTTAGGCCATCAAAGTGTGTGTAAAAGAAGTGTTTATGTCTGTCTTGCAGTTTCTGTTCCTGTCCGAGGTTTGCAGTGGAGAGCTCAGACCACACAGGACCCGTCCTCTCCAAACCCTGCTCAGCTCTCTGGTACCAGCACACCCACGCACAACTGGGCACCTTAAAAAATTGTAGAAAAATTCAAGCAAGTAGAAAACGGAATAATAATTATCCATAACTGTGGATGAACTGGCCGTTAGATGAACTGCAGTCTTTGTCCTTTGAGTGTGGCAGGTGGCTTCTTGATGGCTCACACCGTTCCCCTCTCTCACCTCCTGCAGGGGGCAGTGTCCAGCTCTCTCACCTGTCTGCAGACGGCGGAGGGAGTGGCAGCTCTGCTGATGGAGAGAGGCGGTCTGGAGGAAGGAGATAATGTCGCTCTGGTGTACCCGCCAGGTGAGAGACAATGCAGATGTTAAATGTACTTTTCAGGTGACAGCACCTGGACACTGCAAGCATCGTTCACACCTGTGTGTCTCCTTCTGCAGGTATAGACCTGATCGCAGCCCTTTACGGCTGCCTGTACGCCGGCTGCGTTCCCATCACAGTGCGACCGCCTCACCCTCAGAACATCTCCACCACCTGCCCACTGTTAAGATGATTGTCGAGGTCAGACTCTTAATTTGTCTGTTAAACCGATGCGGTTTCTCCTTCAGTCAGACCTCCAGGGCTCAAGCTCTCGCTCCCAGCTAATTCCAGACTCGTACGGCTCTGGCTGACTTCTGATTCCTCTGGGGAAAAAAGGGAGCTtaatttcttcttctgtctttctctttctaaTTGTGCAGGTGAGTCACTCGGCGTGTGTGATGACCACCGCCGTCATCTGTAAGCTGCTGCGCTCCAAAGAGGCCATGGCCACGGTGGACATCAGTCCTGGACACCGGTACAGCGTTTCATTCATATCCGCACAGGGAAATCACGCTCGCATTAGTACTTTAATTTAACATAAATGCAGGTCGTGCACAGCCGCCTCACAATGCAGTCTGAGTAGTTCTGGTTGCAGATATAAACCTAAAGAATGCACATTAAATGAAatcctctgctgtgatgaaacCTGCCTTTACAGCTCCATCACTCTGTGAtttatcagaaaataaaacttgCTGTAGCTGCAAGTCTGTGGAGCTCCCCACCACTGCTTTAGAGACTCGAAGCACCAGAAAGTGGGAATAATTTCTCCTATAATAAGGATTTTTAGGTCCCTGATAACAAAAATGAGCAGATTTTATCCAGTTTGGTAACTTTTACATAACTAGAGAGGAAAATATAGCCACATTATTATAATTACTATGGTTATTTTTGGAAAAGAGGTTGATAAGTTTTGATAAATTTGGAGGTTTGCAGCAGAGACAGAATCACATATTCTGCTTATTTTAATGATATTTTAATGACTTTAGAAACCAGAAGcctgattgtttgttttttacattgaGACAATGTTTACACAGAAGGACTATATATGGTCTTTTTTACTTTCAGGGATTTAGGATCTCTGAAGAAAAACTATCAATTTTTATTACTTAGAGATTTTTCAACATCTAACAAGGACAGTCGAGGACAAAGTTAAACGGTCCTGATTTTGCGTAACTTTAAGAATTGAATGTGAAGAGAAGAAAAGATCCATGAACGTAATGATTCAAAGGGTTCAAATATCTTTGAATTTATGTGCTTCAATATATTTTTCGGACtgaggaaaacagagaaaaggtTAAGTATTCTGAAGAGCGTAAGATTATGAAAAAACTAGAGATATGAAATATCCAGATTTTAGAGGCCCAAAGAGGTGAAGAGCAAAGCAGCAAACAGAGAAAGCTTTGTAAAGTAAACAGTTTTAGCTTCATCCTTTTTTAATCCTTTAATCTTGACCTGCTGTCACCAACCTGCGCTCTGTGCAGGCTGTCTGTGTGCAGAAACAACATCACATCAGAGGGTCTGCTGTTGTTGGCTCGGGCTGTGAAATCCAGCTCGACTCTGACTCACATCTACATCTGGGGAAACCACCTGGAGGAGCCCGTATGCCAGGTACACCCCTCAGATGTCTGTTTCATCTTCTCCTCTAACATCCCATCACCCCTCTAACAGATCCACGCCATAAAAGTGCACATGAGTATTATACACAACAACATCAGCATCAGCACCCTGCAGACACACAGGTTAGATGTGACTATAACGGCTTCATCAGATTTGGACTCTCAGAGAATAAAAACCGTTCAGAAGTCGCCTGAGAATGATCAAGATTTTAGGATTTCTACACAGTTGAACAAATTCCTTGATATTCATCAGTGTGTTTAATTGTTCACAGCATTTAGAGACTGTTCATATTTAATTCTGTATAGtttatgttgcttttaaatTAATCCCTAAaacttttttctgattttcaattttttttgacATCAGGGTTTTTAACTGTAAGTAAAAAGCAAatgagattttatttttaaatttgattgggttttgttgttttgttgtttttttctttttgtttgtgaatTTATAAGTTCTCTGGGACGACAcaattttaaaattgtattataatataaaacaaagaaaaggggacatcaaaaaaagtttttttattggtcaaaatgaaagaaaacttaATTTCATCTCTGAGTTTCCCTGTAACAGCAAGAATGATGCTCAAAGACGACCTCGTACTTccaaattgattttattccacCTGTAATCTGAGGTTAGTACAGATCATCTCCAAACAGACTCCTGGTTTCTGGAGTTTTGTTACGACAGTCTGAAGCACCTCCGCCCTTCCTGGGACCTCCAGGGTTTACTGGGGCAGTTGGCAGCTGAATGTGAAACAGGTCAGGGAAGAGTTGCTCCCCAAGTGAATCAGTTTAAGTATTTATTGGTATTATTTATGAGTGTGATGGCTGCActtacagccacacagtggtaaTACCCATCATGTTAGTGTAGTGGCTTATAAGTAACATTGCATTCACACttgtctttctttaaatataggaATTAATTTACAGGACAATAAATAACTGGTTTTGGTTTAGAATTAATTCACATATCCATAACACTGCATTCTAAAATAAGTGCGCACATTTTAGTTTACACTGTTATGTATGattaatcttttgttttctgagttacCTTAGTTGCAGCTGTTCCAGTCTCTTGATTAAGGAGCCAAGAGGTGGAAAAGGGGCGGAGCGAGCTTTAAAGGAAAACTGCAAATTGGTTCATGCCATAACTCGGGACCATGGGGGGAATTGGAGTTCATTATGTTTGGTTTAGttaggttttgtgtgttttacccccttctcctgtttttgtgggctgatcagccactatttaagtttcccctttgtctcgttaagttaggtcagtttgtttgagtTATCAGTAGTGTTGTCAACTTTGAgtagagttctgttattttgacctcttttaAGGGCCCAAGACTTTGAttctttttgcataatttaacCACTTATGTTTtttgggttaaataaaaaataatttttttggactttaacctgTGCCTAAGTTTCCTTCACTGCTCGGTCCatccaacacgttctcactcccaactcgtcaaatgt
This genomic interval from Oreochromis niloticus isolate F11D_XX unplaced genomic scaffold, O_niloticus_UMD_NMBU tig00000135_pilon, whole genome shotgun sequence contains the following:
- the LOC112844395 gene encoding disco-interacting protein 2 homolog C-like is translated as MNCSLCPLSVAGGFLMAHTVPLSHLLQGAVSSSLTCLQTAEGVAALLMERGGLEEGDNVALVYPPGIDLIAALYGCLYAGCVPITVRPPHPQNISTTCPLLR